The window TTGCAGTAACTATATCTTTTCCAATTAATCAAAATGAAATGAGATTTTCAAGACGAGTTAATCAAATTAAAAATGTTTTTAATAGTTATTTATCATAAATATCCATGTATAAATGTATATACTCTGACACGTCTTATTTATATATTGGATAAACAATAATTATAAATTGGTGATAAAGAGATGGCTGGATTTGTAGACATATTAACTATCCAGTTAATTGCAATGGGTATAATATTCATAACCTTTGCTTACGGATTAATTAAAGCTTTCAGAGTTCATAGTACCGTTCAAGATTATAGGAACGCATTAAAGCCCCAATACATGCCGTTACTTACAATAGGTTTGCTTATGGCAATTACTGGATTTTATGGAATGCTTGTTTGGCCATTACCATCAAGCTATAACATCCTATTTTACGATTTATATGCTGTATTAGGCTTAGGGATTATTGGAATAGCATTAAGTATAAAGAATGAGTATAAGCTTGAGCACTTAGGTTTCATGGCTTTGTTATTCGGTTTAGTTACAATATATTATGGAGTACAAGGATTTTTGCATAATATGACTACAGAGCCTTCAGCATTATTAGGGTTATATACACTAACTGGCTTATCATCAATATTCTTCTACCCAGTTTCAATATTCCTAGATAATGGAAAGTGGGGTAAAGTATGGTTAATAATAGATGCAATATTGTTAATACTAGCTGGGTTATTAGCAGGATATATAGGAATTGCAGCTGTAGGAGAACACTTATCAGCATTTGCAAAGTGGTCTCCATTCGTGTAATTTTATAGAATTTTTTATAATATTTTTAAAAAAAGAATAAAATTTTTTGACAATTAAGTTTAAGATTTTTTCTTATTATATTGTTTTCAAAGAGATTAAATTATCAAAGATCGCCAAGAAAGATCTTCTAAAAGTAAATAGAAATAGATAATTCCAGCATAATTTTTAATTGAGGAGAGAACTTCCTCAACATTATCTATTCCTAAGAATCTTTTAAGCTTATTACGAAATCCAACATCCCCCGTGGGAATTAAGTCAAATCTTCCTAAACCCCTTAACATTATGTAATTCATCGACCATTTACCTAAACCCTTTAAACCCTTTATGGATTCTAAACTATCATTCTCCTTCAATGCGTTTACGACTTTTAAAATATATTCAGATTTCCTAGAACTATATCCTAGCTTCTTAATGTCTTCTAGTTTAATTTTAAGCAGATCTTCGATAGTGGGGAAAATATTAATTTGAAAATCATTTAGCACCATCTTTCCTCCGAAGTTTTCAGCAAACCTATTTATTAAGACTAAACATGAACTAAGTGAAATCTGCTGGCAAGAAATTGCATTAACTGCAGTCTCTAAAAGTGTAGGAAAAACTACAGGTTTAGCACCTATAAATTTCCTTGCTAATTCAGAAAAATATTGATTGTTAGAAATTGTATTATAGAAATCTGTTAAATCAATTTTTAAACCTAAAATCCTTTTCAGAATATTAATTATATTTTCTTCATCAATTTCCCTATTACTGAAGATCTCAATCCTTAACTTAGGATCATAAACTCCCTTAATCTGCTTTACTTTAATTATCGTATCCTTATTTAACGCTCTGACATAACTTTTATCTTGCAATATTTCATCTATCTTATTATTTTTTACCCTTTTCAAAAGCCATACAGTATAAATTAAGTTAAAAGGGGGTACTATTTCATCTATCTCTACACTTTTATACATCTGCTTTCCCTATTCTATACAGAGCTATCCTCTTTCCAGTTCCCTCTTTATAAATATCAGTTATTTCAATCTCCTCTAACCATTTCACACTTTCATAACAATATTGTGATGGAAACACTAACCTTATTGGCCCTCCCCTCTCCTTTGTTAATTGTTTTCCCATGTACTCATAAGCTAGAACTACATCACCTTTCATGATCCTTTCTAAGCTTAAGGTTATAGTATAATCACCTGATTTGAAAATAGCGTATTTAGCGCTTTTTAATGGTTTAGATAATTCTAACAAATCCCTAACCCTAACCCCTTGCCATTGCGTATCCTTAATTTCCCATCCTTCTACACACCTAAAATCAAAAGTTAAGCCAACTTTGGGTAAAGCTTTAATATCGTTAAGCTTGAGATTTAAGGAATTTTGAACTAAGCCGTAAATTTTAAGCGTAAAATCTTCATCCACACTTAATCAAACTAAATTTTGCGATATTTAAATGCTTACCCTAAATTGTTAGCTCTTACAAATAATGAAAACAAATATGAATTATCAAAGTACGTATACTACCTTATTTAGTTGTGAAAACCATTCATTCTCTCTTTGAAACTGAAAGTGACATCTTAAAAAATTCATATATTACTTTCTTAATCTTCTTCTCATAATTTTAAAGAATTTTTTATTGAATTACTACCAATACTTACCCGTTTCCTCTCTTGCCTTCTCCTCCTTTCGCTTTATCTACTAAACCTATTTCTTTAGCCTCTTGAACGTCTATAGCCTCTCCAGTTAATGCTAATCTACGTATAACTTTTCCTAACCTAAACTTATAGTGCGGTATTAACCCAAACTTACCTTCCAGTATTTTACATTTAGCATCTTCAACTGAAATCGAAAAGCAATAGAATTTCACAACCCCCACATAACCATTAACCGCACGGACTATCAAATTAATTAACTGCGTTATATAAAGTATTAAAGAAATATTCAGTATCTTTTTCTTTTTAACTCATACATAACATCATCTCCTGCTTCCAGTTAAAATTATTGCAAGTACTTTTGGATCATCATTGTAAGTCTTTAAATGATTAGTTAATAGTCTCAACGTGTTTAATCTCTCTGGCCTTTTAAATATAACAAACGTCATTTTCTCTCTTTTCAAG of the Thermofilaceae archaeon genome contains:
- a CDS encoding DUF981 domain-containing protein codes for the protein MAGFVDILTIQLIAMGIIFITFAYGLIKAFRVHSTVQDYRNALKPQYMPLLTIGLLMAITGFYGMLVWPLPSSYNILFYDLYAVLGLGIIGIALSIKNEYKLEHLGFMALLFGLVTIYYGVQGFLHNMTTEPSALLGLYTLTGLSSIFFYPVSIFLDNGKWGKVWLIIDAILLILAGLLAGYIGIAAVGEHLSAFAKWSPFV
- a CDS encoding molybdopterin-dependent oxidoreductase, encoding MDEDFTLKIYGLVQNSLNLKLNDIKALPKVGLTFDFRCVEGWEIKDTQWQGVRVRDLLELSKPLKSAKYAIFKSGDYTITLSLERIMKGDVVLAYEYMGKQLTKERGGPIRLVFPSQYCYESVKWLEEIEITDIYKEGTGKRIALYRIGKADV